From Streptomyces sp. NBC_00683, one genomic window encodes:
- a CDS encoding thiolase family protein — MRDAVIVDAVRTPVGKRGGSLSGIHAVDLSAHVLTALAERNGLDPGAVDDVVWGTVSQVGEQAGVVGRFAALAAGWPESVPGVSVSRACGSSQQSVHFAAGLVTAGQYDIAVAGGVESMSRVPMGSARSVPAAGEAYGPLALNRYFPDGEGEFDQGVGAEMIAELYGLSRAQLDQHALDSHERAARAIDEGRFATQITPVRVTDADGTTRVFDTDEGVRRGSTLEKLATLKTPFKADGVVSAGNSSQISDGAAALLITTGEIARQNGWTPIARVHTAVLAGCDPVTMALGPAPATAKALKRSGLSIGDIGAFEINEAFAPVTLAWLKETGADYGLMNPNGGAMALGHPLGGSGARLMTTLVHHMRDNGIRYGLQAMCEAGGMANATILELL, encoded by the coding sequence ATGCGTGACGCAGTGATCGTCGATGCCGTACGAACCCCCGTCGGCAAGCGCGGCGGTTCCCTCTCCGGGATCCACGCCGTCGATCTCTCCGCCCATGTCCTGACCGCCCTCGCGGAGCGCAACGGCCTCGATCCCGGCGCTGTCGACGATGTCGTCTGGGGCACCGTCTCCCAGGTCGGCGAGCAGGCCGGTGTCGTCGGCAGGTTCGCGGCCCTTGCCGCCGGCTGGCCGGAGTCCGTGCCCGGCGTCTCCGTGTCCCGCGCCTGCGGCTCCTCGCAGCAGTCCGTGCACTTCGCCGCAGGCCTCGTCACGGCCGGCCAGTACGACATCGCCGTCGCCGGCGGCGTCGAGTCGATGAGCCGGGTACCGATGGGCTCGGCCCGCAGCGTTCCGGCGGCCGGCGAGGCGTACGGACCTCTGGCGCTTAACCGCTACTTCCCGGACGGCGAGGGCGAGTTCGACCAGGGAGTCGGCGCCGAGATGATCGCCGAGCTGTACGGCCTGAGCCGCGCACAGCTCGACCAGCACGCCCTGGACTCGCACGAGCGGGCCGCCCGCGCCATCGACGAGGGGCGCTTCGCCACCCAGATCACGCCCGTCCGCGTCACGGACGCGGACGGCACCACGCGTGTCTTCGACACCGACGAGGGTGTACGGCGCGGCTCGACCCTGGAAAAGCTCGCCACGCTGAAGACGCCCTTCAAGGCGGACGGTGTGGTGAGCGCCGGCAACTCCTCGCAGATCTCCGACGGGGCGGCCGCGCTCCTCATCACCACCGGTGAGATCGCGCGGCAGAACGGCTGGACCCCGATCGCCCGGGTGCACACGGCGGTGCTCGCCGGCTGCGACCCGGTCACCATGGCGCTCGGCCCCGCCCCTGCCACCGCGAAGGCGCTCAAGCGCTCGGGCCTGTCGATCGGCGACATCGGGGCGTTCGAGATCAACGAGGCCTTCGCCCCGGTCACCCTGGCCTGGCTGAAGGAGACCGGCGCCGACTACGGGCTGATGAACCCCAACGGCGGCGCGATGGCACTCGGCCACCCGCTCGGCGGCTCCGGTGCGCGGCTGATGACCACGCTGGTCCACCACATGCGGGACAACGGGATCCGCTACGGCCTGCAGGCGATGTGCGAGGCGGGCGGCATGGCCAACGCGACGATTCTCGAACTTCTCTGA
- a CDS encoding DUF3048 domain-containing protein, translating into MRTSGTKRSAAAALAALTLVLTAACGSSGGGSTTPTTGSAQRAHVLAVKIDNVAPARPPTGLEKADIVYVEQVEAGLSRILAAYSSDVPPVIGPVRSARETDLELLRQFDEPTLAYSGAQSALRPSIEAAPLDALPPSKAPDAYFRSGDRAAPHNLYLRPAKIPHAPTGVNAAEDIGLRFAAPPPGGTPVSGRTVSYPSARFTFTWSADRDQWLVSMDGTPARTASGERLGAATVVLQDVDVQDSRFRDRGGNTSPFSATVGSGSAAVLRDGKSYDVAWERNTAESATGYTTEDGEPMTFATGQVWIVLVPK; encoded by the coding sequence ATGCGTACCTCCGGAACGAAGAGATCGGCCGCCGCCGCACTCGCCGCGCTCACGCTCGTCCTGACGGCGGCCTGCGGCAGCTCGGGCGGTGGGAGCACAACTCCCACGACGGGATCCGCGCAGCGCGCCCACGTCCTCGCCGTGAAGATCGACAACGTGGCCCCGGCCCGGCCGCCGACCGGACTCGAGAAGGCCGACATCGTCTACGTGGAGCAGGTGGAGGCCGGCCTCAGCCGCATACTCGCGGCCTACTCCTCCGACGTGCCGCCCGTCATCGGCCCCGTACGCAGCGCTCGCGAAACGGACCTGGAGCTGCTCCGGCAGTTCGACGAGCCCACGCTCGCGTACTCGGGCGCCCAGTCCGCACTACGGCCGTCGATCGAGGCGGCGCCCCTCGACGCGCTGCCGCCGTCGAAGGCACCGGACGCCTACTTCCGCAGCGGGGACCGCGCCGCGCCGCACAATCTGTACCTGCGCCCGGCGAAGATCCCGCACGCCCCGACCGGGGTGAACGCGGCCGAGGACATCGGGCTCCGCTTCGCCGCGCCGCCCCCGGGCGGCACGCCCGTCAGCGGGCGCACGGTGTCGTACCCGTCGGCGCGGTTCACCTTCACCTGGTCCGCGGACCGGGACCAGTGGCTGGTGAGCATGGACGGCACCCCGGCCCGTACGGCCTCCGGTGAACGGCTCGGAGCGGCCACAGTGGTCCTGCAGGACGTGGACGTGCAGGATTCCCGATTCCGGGACCGAGGGGGAAACACCTCGCCCTTCAGCGCGACCGTGGGTTCCGGCTCGGCGGCCGTCCTGCGTGACGGCAAGTCGTACGACGTGGCTTGGGAGCGGAACACCGCCGAGTCGGCGACCGGCTACACCACCGAGGACGGCGAGCCGATGACGTTCGCGACCGGCCAGGTCTGGATCGTGCTCGTACCGAAGTGA
- a CDS encoding zinc-binding dehydrogenase: MHAAILHKTGDGTLDVKDVETVSFGPGRVRVKMHKAGLCHSDVSAMSGVLTHPAPFVPGHEGAGEVLEVGEGVTHVKPGDRVIVCWMPPCDRCPSCKAGEGHMCRSGYRNLANPNFKDGETIVPGMLGAGTFAEETVIAAYAAIPIPDDVPYEIAALIGCGVTTGIGAALNTAKVKPGSSVVVIGLGGVGISILQGAKVAGAARIIAVDPTANRREMSLRFGATEAIAPEDLPEAVKRLTGGFGFDYAFEAVGRSTTLRAAYDATRLGGTVCLVGAGSRTDLPDISMAELVMSEKSILPSFYGGDDIRRTYATIIDLWRAGRIDLESMITHHVPLTDINEAIRQMHTGEALRTIIDIA; encoded by the coding sequence ATGCACGCAGCGATCCTGCACAAGACAGGCGACGGGACCCTGGACGTCAAGGACGTCGAGACCGTCTCCTTCGGCCCCGGCCGGGTCCGGGTCAAGATGCACAAGGCCGGCCTGTGCCACTCCGACGTATCGGCCATGAGCGGGGTGCTCACCCACCCCGCGCCGTTCGTCCCCGGCCACGAGGGCGCCGGCGAGGTGCTGGAGGTCGGCGAGGGCGTCACGCACGTCAAGCCCGGCGACCGCGTCATCGTCTGCTGGATGCCCCCCTGCGACAGATGCCCCTCCTGCAAGGCGGGCGAGGGCCACATGTGCCGCAGCGGATACCGCAACCTCGCCAACCCGAACTTCAAGGACGGCGAGACGATCGTCCCCGGCATGCTGGGTGCCGGCACCTTCGCCGAGGAGACCGTGATCGCGGCGTACGCGGCGATCCCGATCCCCGACGACGTTCCGTACGAGATCGCCGCCCTGATCGGCTGCGGCGTCACCACCGGCATCGGCGCGGCCCTCAACACCGCCAAGGTGAAGCCCGGTTCCTCGGTCGTCGTGATCGGCCTGGGCGGCGTCGGCATCAGCATCCTTCAGGGTGCGAAGGTCGCCGGTGCCGCGCGGATCATCGCCGTCGACCCGACCGCCAACCGCCGTGAGATGTCACTGAGGTTCGGCGCCACCGAGGCCATCGCCCCGGAGGACCTGCCCGAGGCCGTCAAGCGCCTCACGGGCGGCTTCGGCTTCGACTACGCCTTCGAGGCGGTCGGCAGGTCCACCACGCTGCGCGCCGCGTACGACGCGACCCGCCTCGGCGGTACGGTCTGCCTGGTCGGCGCCGGCTCCCGTACGGACCTGCCCGACATCAGCATGGCGGAGCTGGTCATGAGCGAGAAGTCGATCCTGCCTTCGTTCTACGGGGGCGACGACATCCGCCGCACCTACGCCACGATCATCGACCTGTGGCGGGCGGGCCGTATCGACCTGGAGTCCATGATCACGCACCACGTGCCGCTCACGGACATCAACGAGGCCATCCGCCAGATGCACACCGGCGAGGCACTGCGCACGATCATCGACATCGCTTGA
- a CDS encoding aldehyde dehydrogenase, with the protein MTDIVEYRKLFIGGEWTEPAGDDIIEVVSPHSEQVVGRVPHATPEDADRAVAAAREAFDKGPWPRMPIAGRIEVVTRIKDALAARHQELAELVTLQNGSPILFSVRGQALSAVGVFATALAAAAQFKEEDERQGTGGPVLVRREPVGVVAAITPWNVPQLTIAGKLAPALLAGCTVILKPSPETPLDANWLAELCADAGLPAGVLSVLPAGRETGAHLVAHPGIDKVAFTGSVGAGKAIMAAAAQNLTRVSLELGGKSAAILLDDADLSVAVPAIVGGTCAANSGQACVALTRVLVPASRYDEVAAVLTGAFAGLEVGDPSDPASVVGPMVTKDQQQRNLDYIRIGQEEGAKVLTGGGIPEGRTTGWYVEPTLFGDVTNDMRIAREEIFGPVVCLIRYETQDEAVALANDSEFGLSGAVFGADAERATEVARQVRTGTITVNGFRLDLAAPFGGYKNSGIGREFGPEGLAAYFEYKTVNLPAPAKA; encoded by the coding sequence ATGACCGACATCGTGGAATACCGCAAGCTCTTCATCGGCGGCGAGTGGACCGAGCCCGCGGGCGACGACATCATCGAGGTGGTCTCGCCGCACAGCGAGCAGGTCGTCGGGCGCGTCCCGCACGCCACCCCGGAGGACGCGGACAGGGCCGTCGCCGCCGCCCGCGAAGCCTTCGACAAGGGGCCGTGGCCCCGGATGCCGATCGCCGGGCGCATCGAGGTCGTCACCCGGATCAAGGACGCCCTGGCCGCTCGGCACCAGGAACTCGCCGAGCTGGTCACCCTGCAGAACGGCTCGCCGATCCTGTTCTCGGTCCGCGGCCAGGCCCTGTCCGCCGTCGGGGTCTTCGCGACGGCGCTCGCCGCCGCCGCGCAGTTCAAGGAGGAGGACGAGCGCCAGGGCACCGGCGGTCCGGTCCTGGTGCGCCGGGAGCCCGTGGGCGTGGTCGCCGCCATCACCCCGTGGAACGTTCCGCAGCTGACCATCGCGGGCAAGCTCGCCCCGGCGCTGCTCGCGGGCTGCACCGTCATCCTCAAGCCGTCTCCGGAGACGCCGCTCGACGCCAACTGGCTGGCCGAGCTGTGCGCCGACGCCGGGCTGCCCGCGGGCGTGCTCAGTGTGCTGCCCGCAGGCCGAGAGACGGGGGCCCACCTGGTGGCGCACCCGGGCATCGACAAGGTCGCCTTCACCGGTTCGGTCGGCGCGGGCAAGGCCATCATGGCCGCGGCCGCGCAGAACCTGACCCGGGTCTCCCTGGAGCTCGGCGGCAAGTCCGCCGCGATCCTGCTGGACGACGCGGACCTGTCGGTCGCCGTGCCCGCGATCGTCGGCGGGACCTGCGCCGCCAACAGCGGCCAAGCCTGTGTCGCGCTCACCCGCGTCCTGGTGCCCGCCTCCCGCTACGACGAGGTGGCCGCCGTACTGACGGGTGCCTTCGCCGGGCTCGAGGTCGGCGACCCGTCCGACCCGGCGTCCGTCGTCGGTCCGATGGTGACGAAGGACCAGCAGCAGCGGAACCTCGACTACATCCGTATCGGCCAGGAGGAGGGCGCCAAGGTCCTCACCGGCGGTGGCATCCCGGAGGGCCGGACCACCGGCTGGTACGTCGAGCCGACCCTGTTCGGGGACGTCACCAACGACATGCGGATCGCCCGGGAGGAGATTTTCGGCCCGGTCGTCTGCCTCATCCGCTACGAGACCCAGGACGAGGCCGTCGCCCTCGCCAACGATTCCGAATTCGGTTTGTCCGGCGCCGTGTTCGGCGCCGACGCGGAGCGTGCCACCGAGGTCGCCCGCCAGGTGCGTACCGGCACCATCACGGTCAACGGCTTCCGCCTCGACCTGGCCGCCCCCTTCGGCGGGTACAAGAACTCCGGTATCGGCCGCGAGTTCGGCCCCGAGGGACTCGCCGCCTACTTCGAGTACAAGACCGTCAACCTGCCCGCCCCGGCCAAGGCCTGA
- a CDS encoding 3-hydroxybutyryl-CoA dehydrogenase: MREFSRIGVVGCGLMGAGIAEVCARAGLDVLVAERTPEALAAGRSRITASLDRGLRSGKLTEPEREQSLGRLSFTVDLAVFADRDLVIEAVAEQRDAKTEVFRRLDEVLGSEDVVIASNTSSIPIIDLAAVTGRPQQVVGVHFFNPVPVQRLVEIIPTQLTSPEVTEQVAAFAAARLGKTVVRARDRAGFVVNALLIPYLVSAVRMLESGVASAEDIDNGMVLGCAHPMGPLRLLDLIGLDTAQSIAESMYEEYKEPLYAPPPLLRRMVAAGALGRKSGRGFYTY; encoded by the coding sequence ATGCGTGAGTTCAGCAGGATCGGGGTCGTGGGCTGCGGCCTCATGGGGGCAGGGATAGCCGAGGTGTGCGCACGCGCCGGACTCGACGTCCTGGTGGCCGAACGCACTCCGGAAGCCCTGGCGGCGGGGCGGTCACGGATCACTGCCTCGCTCGACCGCGGACTCCGCAGCGGGAAACTGACCGAGCCGGAACGTGAACAATCCCTCGGCAGGCTCTCGTTCACCGTCGACCTCGCCGTGTTCGCCGACCGTGATCTGGTCATCGAGGCGGTCGCCGAGCAGCGGGACGCGAAGACCGAGGTCTTTCGGCGGCTGGACGAGGTGCTGGGATCCGAGGACGTGGTCATTGCCTCCAACACCTCCTCGATCCCGATCATCGACCTCGCCGCCGTCACCGGCCGCCCTCAACAGGTCGTCGGCGTCCACTTCTTCAATCCCGTTCCGGTGCAGCGCCTGGTGGAGATCATCCCCACCCAGCTCACGTCGCCCGAGGTGACCGAGCAGGTGGCCGCCTTCGCCGCGGCCAGGCTCGGCAAGACCGTGGTGCGCGCCCGCGACCGCGCGGGGTTCGTCGTGAACGCCCTGCTCATCCCCTACCTCGTGTCCGCGGTGAGGATGCTGGAGTCCGGGGTCGCCTCCGCCGAGGACATCGACAACGGCATGGTCCTGGGGTGTGCGCATCCCATGGGACCGCTGCGGCTGCTCGACCTCATCGGTCTGGACACCGCACAGTCCATCGCGGAGTCGATGTACGAGGAGTACAAGGAGCCCCTGTACGCGCCGCCGCCGCTGCTGCGCCGGATGGTCGCCGCCGGCGCGCTGGGCCGTAAGTCGGGGCGGGGCTTCTACACGTACTAG
- a CDS encoding TetR family transcriptional regulator: MTEARRRRKAAAEPDSAKSPVKVPMREALAEAAFQLFLERGFERTTVDDIVARAGVGRRSFFRYFPSKEDAVFPDHERCLADMTALLDGREDPDPVGAVCDAARLVMRMYAANPEFSVQRYGLTREVPGLRMYEQSVVRRYERTLAAYLRGRWAGVPEGGLRADVVAAAVVAAHNNALRSWLRSGGVGDADIAVDSALGLVRDVWGEASDRLAGGREVQGEVVVMVAPKGAPMWRVVQQIESALGEG, translated from the coding sequence ATGACTGAAGCGCGCAGGCGACGCAAGGCGGCAGCCGAACCGGACTCCGCGAAGTCCCCCGTCAAGGTGCCGATGCGTGAGGCGCTGGCCGAGGCGGCCTTCCAGCTGTTCCTGGAGCGCGGCTTCGAGCGGACCACGGTGGACGACATCGTTGCGCGTGCGGGCGTGGGGCGTCGTTCGTTCTTCCGGTACTTCCCGTCGAAGGAGGATGCGGTCTTCCCCGACCACGAGCGCTGCCTGGCCGACATGACCGCTCTCCTGGACGGGCGCGAGGATCCCGATCCCGTCGGTGCGGTGTGCGACGCCGCGCGGCTCGTCATGCGGATGTACGCGGCGAACCCCGAGTTCTCCGTGCAGCGTTACGGCCTGACGCGTGAGGTTCCGGGACTGCGTATGTACGAGCAGTCTGTCGTGCGCCGGTACGAACGGACATTGGCCGCCTATCTTCGCGGGCGCTGGGCCGGGGTGCCCGAGGGCGGGCTGCGGGCCGACGTGGTCGCCGCCGCGGTCGTGGCCGCGCACAACAACGCGCTGCGGTCATGGCTCCGTTCGGGCGGTGTGGGGGATGCCGACATCGCCGTGGACAGCGCCCTCGGCCTGGTGCGTGACGTGTGGGGGGAGGCGTCCGACCGGCTCGCCGGGGGTCGAGAGGTGCAGGGCGAAGTGGTGGTGATGGTCGCCCCGAAGGGTGCCCCGATGTGGCGCGTCGTGCAGCAGATCGAGTCCGCCCTCGGCGAGGGCTGA